Below is a window of Tachysurus fulvidraco isolate hzauxx_2018 chromosome 11, HZAU_PFXX_2.0, whole genome shotgun sequence DNA.
TGTGCATGTCACAGTATCGTTTTTACTCTGTATGTGTTTGCTTTGTATCCTTTGTTCATGCTCTTGGATCACATTTTCACagtttttggttattttttgtgtttcacTTAATAAACATCTACACTTACACCCATCTTCACCTCCAATACATTACAgccataaacatttacatttacagcatttggcggacgcctttatccagcgatgtacaaaagtgatTTTAAGTGTCTATCGATGAAAACaatggttcactaggttacagaatAAAACTagacaacacaataaacaagATAGTCTAAAATGACTGACTTATTGTGCATTAGAATTGGAGAAGATATGATTTGTAGTATTACTAGGACTGTGATTTTGCACCGATTTAGATTAGTCTGCAATACACTGTTATACAATACACTGACCTATAATATTACCAGCATTTAGTTTTTGAGGTAATAGACTGATAAACAGTTTAAATCAATATGTctagtttaaaaatgtatttgtttagtcatatcttatcttaaaagcttttcttttttggtaAATTGAACTGTGGGGTTAATGGACATAGAACATTGTACACTTTGATGTTTGGATTGCTCCTGTGCCAtgaccatcatcatcaaaacacagTGTGCTTAtgaaagctttacagaaaatgacATACAAAGATTTTTATTCTACATAGAACAAAACTGACTGAATTGTCAATTATTACACCACATTTGTAATAAGGAAATTCCCAATTGTACCACATATGACTTTTTTAATGTGTCACGGGTTATTTTTCCACCACTAGATTAGGTAACAAGTGTTTGGGTTGGCTGTTGTTAAAATGTTCTACAGTAAACAAACATGATGTCATTTTACACATGATAATAGTAATAGGACCCTGGATGAGGAAAGACTGTATCAAGTAGCTGGTCTCTTGTGTGTTGGAATAGCATTTATAAAGATTTGATGGGTTGCTTTCAATCAAGTGCTGCCAATGTGCTGTAAGCTTCATCATACATGAAGGTCAGAAAAATTCATATTTGTAAGTCTATACAAATTTATACATAATGATTTACAAATACAATAGAAAGcataattttctgtttttatattgcAGTGATTAGGCCATTATTTCCTGAGATAATTTTGTATTATTCCTGAAGCTATGCTGGACAATGGCAATTTCACACTTATTGAGGAATTCTTCCTTCTTGGTGTAGCGTcctgtaccagtcattttagatttcatgttccaggcaccctaaatttcaacatctactcctcagttaaccgatgagcaacccagttttacacccacacctggctccagaatgtctggagtctccacaaagaccagataaccccatgcggctcattggggcctgcaaacagaactctctcactcacacacacacacacacacacacacacacacacacacacacacacaacacaatgagacattccgtttactaataaaacccaagataaggtactctaaggttctcattcttataaccctttttgtaatgtgttttaaggcttgcctgacttaaaattatttgctccttaatttcctgacaagggtgtattttattcatgtgtcagaaaacaacattgtattttaaaatccgttatactctatcatcatatcttactgatcatggcatgttaatgtatacctgttctaatgccgtatgcccctttaaggtctgatgtcagaatgtatacgaagctatcgttttctttttacttccctaatgaaagtgcatcttgtttatgtttcatttttgttttctttgcctttatctttgccttgattaatgatctatgtatgtaatgtaccgctgccttcataccgtcattacccttcatgtttagtatccaaatgaccacaaaattatcggttactcatttttcaagcactggtgtattttatttgagcacgaaaggcgccataccatcttaatacaccctgtatcaaactttaaagtcatctaaaagtttgatagctaaaccacgcccacagacacctgaaacaaagggagtttttcccttcaaaatcctgaccgaagtattggtcatctccccaaagatgggtggagttcgcaacctttaaattgtcagaaacaccattaatccgtggtcagactttcggaacagcttcaagacgactgcatcttccttcaaagaagttccagcaagcttcacttccaagaacgacaactgctctgatcttcaggagaacttggaagaacgtctgaccccaccctaactgacttttcagagatttctctgttgcatccggactcttgttcagtaagccaatgcaagtaaccgtttcctttaccaaccaatttagatgcgtaattttaagtaggaatctttcattgaatcttaaggtgaatttaagtttctgtgacgatttcccagttagggtgtgattaatttttgagtctaagcttgccattcctttccttcctctctctagtttttctttccagtctcttcctccctttccccaattttaatttcttttgtttcattttattttcatcttcattttccctatttcttttgtttgtttgtgtagttagttttatgttgtgtttgtctcattcattaaatgtcataattttgagccacaggtgatttgtctctgagtatcgctcacaaattaaggtacctgcaacatcgggtctgaactacatgctctattgagttaatttaatttaaattacggtatacagtaaaaggaaagcgaatctttcttggccgggaagataccgccttcatagaattaataaaggttacacggcctgttcgccggacgaacagaccaaataagcgtaaccttaattccagtactgttaatttcaacttaggttaaaatatttagaagtcactataacacgttatagttacttataaatatttaccttgcttcgcgagccaaaatcgctacattgGATTTTCAGGACTTATATCTGAATACTATGTAACAGTGGGAACCATTTTCTCTTAATTTATCTTCTACTTGCAGGGGGAAATATTTTAACTGTTGTCTTTATTTGTTATGAGAAGAACCTTAAAAAACCAATctatttcattttcttcaatCTTGCTATAGCGGACTTTGCTTTCGGAACCATCACAATGCCTAAAATCATTTCAAAGTACCTACTTAATGATGAAACTCTAACATTTCAGGGATGCTTtgttcagatgttttttttccattattttgGGGCTGTCACTTCTTTCATTTTACTATTAATGGCCATTGATCGGTTTATTGCTATATGTAACCCTCTTAGATATCCTACTCTTGTTACAAATCATTCTATGGCAATTACATGTTGCATATTTTGGGTGATTCCGGTGTCATGGCTGACACTGATTATTCACCAGATTATAAGCATGCCTTTCTGTGACTCCAATATAATAGCCCAGTTCTTTTGTGACCAAAATGCAATAAGTTTATTAGCATGTGGTGATATAAGGACACCGAGATTGCTGTTTCTTGTTATGACTATGATTGTGTTGTTGGGGCCCCttgttttcattatattttcttACCTAGCAATCATTATAACTGTCTTAAAAATACGAGCTGTTAAAACAAAGTACAAAGTGTTCTCAACATGTAGCCCTCAGCTTTTTATAATATGCCTTTTCTATTTGCCTCGATGCGCTGTCTATATTACAGACATAAAGTTCAGAATGAATGATAATACTCGTGTTATACTTGTCATGTGGTATAGTCTACTTCCCCCTCTTACTAACCCATTTATATTCTTCTTTCGTTCTAAGAAACTCCGACAAGCTATCATCAtgaaattcagaaaaaaaataagtgatCAATTTGTGTGAGTGCTTTAGactgaaaaaagtaaaaattgcTTCAATAAACTACTGTAGTAGTCATACACAGTGTGCAAATAACTGTTATAATTGTAtacaatataatttattgttataataaatttataatttaaaactTCTAATAGTTAATTACTTATAATATTTAACTGTAATATACAATCTtatatgtttttctgtttcaaaTGATGTATCTTATTGTccaaacaaaaatatgaaatttcCTTCTAGTTACTTAGTTAAATTAGAGTTAGTTAAATTAATCTTCCATTTCACCACTAATACCAATGTTATTGTtcttactatattattattcaaGGGATTTCAAAaactacattttctttttattatattctagTGTCTATTTAATAAATTGTTTACATTGTAACTGTTTTTCAGAATTATCACAATTAAAATTATACTAAATCAATACATAGTCCATAATATAAGTCATGAAGGTACTTGTCATGAACGCGGGATAAaccagacccaaacgcaggatggcgaaacaaacagggtttaataataaaagaacacTAATCATGACACgaactaaagacaggacaagacaacagtatattccgtgctgcacaaggcaaagcggcacagttaaatagacaaaggTGATCAcaaaaacaggtgtgtggaaatgGGAAgagcagacaagggcggggcagacacgtgacaaagaacataaacacatgcacgtggccaaagtccgggctgagtcgtAACAGTACTAGCTTTGTATaagagttgttttgtttgtctctttctttctttctttctttctttctttctttctttctttctttctttctttctttctttcttttcagcaCCATGCTGCAAGCAAAATCATTAAACAGAGGAAGGTTAATATGGGAAATTTCTGAAGAGAACTGAAttgaaagaaatatattttttttaaaagtgtgaGATCTGTGTATTGTTCATTGTTCAGGTCATTATTAGGCTTATGCCATATTTAACCAACCAAGATATCAAAGGAATGCATACCTTGGTTTAATCACACTGTATTGGCTACCAGGTGCCATGGGGTATCAAACATTTGATAATATTATATTGGCTATCTGCTGCTATGGCACAACCATTCTGAGCATAGGTACAACAGCCGTTGAAGTCCTGTTGCAGTAGGAGGCAAGGGAAGGTTATATCTGGATTTGTAATCTATTAAGTTATTTCCCACTACTGCaggttattttaaatatttcagtgtaTTTATGGTCAATTTGTTCATATTAATGATttcattatattaaaattaataataaaatactgtatataatgcttCTACGTGTCTGGTGTCCACCCAAGATGCAATGTTCCATTGCACCAAAGATGATAGTGAAATAATTTTAGCATATTTCAAATGTAAATTAGTCTTCTTAACTATCATCAGTCATTTATTTCAGGCTCTTTTTCTATTCCTATTTGAATTctagaaataaaaattgataacattagttcattatttATCACTATATTtatcactttaaataaaaataatattactttattatttaacacagtACCTAAATGAACAATTATTCTGCCTCAAATTCATctacactgtaaatattatGTCAGATTAGACAAATTAGACCAGCAAACATACAGAAATCCATtgttatgtgtgttatgtgtgtaacACAGGCtgtacattttaattctttgttgAGAAGCAAaccatatacatacataaaccttTAGAGGGGCACATGGCTCACATTGTTAAAACACCAGCTTGCACTACAATCTgtattacatatacattacgaTGGATGACTTATATTACACTATATGCTAGAGGATTTTGACAATAtaacaattaaatttttaaaacttgaattgaattaaaaaattgGATTAATTTTTAACATTGTTGGACAGATTTCAATCTTCTGGAGTGTAAATACAGCTCACAGCACTTTTTATGAGTGAAACTTCAAATAAATAACTCAATTTATATGCTAAAGAGGGGGCacgctggcttagtggttagcatgtttgcctcacacctcaaggtttgggggttcgattcctgcctctgccttgtgtgtgtggagtttgcatgttctccccgtgcctcgggggtttcctccgggtactccggtttccttcctcagtccaaagacatgcatggtaggttgattggcatctctggaaaattgtccggattgtgtgagtgaatgagagtgtgtgtgccctgcgatgggttggcactccatccagggtatatcctgccttgatgcccaatgacgcctgagatagacacaggctccctgtgacccgagaagttcagataagcggtagaaaatgaatgaatgaatgaatgaatacatttagaTGCTTatcagtaatgtaaatgttttgccTTTTTTCATATAGtcttatctgatttttttttcttttcatttacacaATAATCACTTACTTCCTGACACAACAAGCTTAATATTAACTGTGAATTTTTAGTCACAAAtctattatgtttgtttgtttttagtggGTTCTTACTACTATACAACTAAATTTTGTTGTAATTACGAGTATTTCTATTTGATTGAACTCTTTTAACAAGGAGAGATGGGAAGCAATGTTAAATATTGTGCTCACCACAGTTAGTGAGAATAATTCACATGGTTTAATTGACTACAAATGCAGTTTTCTTTTGAGGGAACTcgatgctatgggaatgctcATTGGGGAAGCAGTGTCTGAAGTTCTGTGTGAAATAATGCCAATCTGTTGGTTCAGGAGGTCCTGTGATGAAGCATTATTTCAGCTTCTCTGTTTTCAGATAGTGCTCTGTATATCTTGGCTCACAAGGGAGCCAATTGCGTCCATTATAAGAGATTACTTGGATGCATTCAAAGTGCTGTGAACTTGAAGGCATCTCTGTCACATGCTCAGGTAGACTCCATCCTTTCCGCTGTAAAGGACAGCTATCTAGGCCAGGGGTCgtcaaccttaaacactcaaagagccatttggacccgtttcccacagaaaaaaaagccacaaaacccatttgacatctaaaatgaagataacactgcatatatcatttttaccttcatggaaagtatagaaaaaactgtagggtgttgcatttatgaaatcaatgaactgctactgagtaaaagaaattttatttctgcaggcaaacaaaaatattttgaacagtttgaactaaccttaacaaaaaggACTCTGgattgaaggttactttcaaataaaatgttcaatgtctaattgagtcctcttcatattcattacatcaatattttaacttgccggctgcaacaaaccaaaaatgccatctgcttctgtgtgtcggatttcgcacgtcggcagttatgacgcatattttgagcgacaaacaaattaaacacggtttattttaatgcagggctgtcaagtatcacgcactgagagtgacagtcacgcatttcggtcttttgtcacgctttcccgccacacatcgtatttctcacacagaaaaactttttgactatttatcatatatttaataagacgcaacacccaaaatgtatctttCCGCAcctctctatggaaccgggcaggaaacaagcacgtctcccctggagttcatAGTCGAGCCTGagacttatcagccaatcaaaaaaagaggctacgcaatagccaatcagaaaatattactacctgggtaagatttaacgcatcaaccaatgaaaaataaaaacatacagcttGTCTCTTGACGGGACATTGtgctcaatcatgaccctaaaaattgctgggcttgagctgagctgttttaaatgggagcaacattacaaatgataaaggagtccaaaaaggcgaCAAACACTTACattaaacaacaccagtcattatctctctctctctctctctctctctctcacacacacacacacacacacacacacacacgttagaaGAGCATAAttatcttagaatttagaattacatttttttttaaaactaactaactaaaataaaataaatttaaagtaaatatttattttccaaatctacagggagtcgcagcagagggatgaagaCCCACTTGCGGCTCCAGAGCCTGGTCTAGGCCAATGCTTCTCTTATGGCAGTAGACGCTAAAGCTATTCCTTTGGATCTGCTACACATGAGACTGTTTCAACTCTGGCTGAggagcagggttttttttacacatgacAAGCTTTGTACACTTCGTATGTGGATAGACCATGGTTTCTCACTTTGGGTCACCTTAGGGTGTGTCATCATAGCAAGATTCTTTTAATGGATGCCTTCTTCTCAGTTTGGGGAGCAAACTTAGATGGCTGCCCTGTCCATGGCATACGGCAGGGGTACTGTTTCTTGTCTCAGACAGATAGCCTGAAAATTGCCTGCTGTTTCAGTACTGGTTGCCCCAACATCAATTGTTGGGGAAGTCTAGATTTGTGCTCTCCATTCAGGTTGGCAAAGTAGATCTTGTTCTGGGCAGACACCAGATTTTCCTCTCTATCCAGCATGCATAATCATGAAGCATGATCATgaagacttcctgtcgaggcaggggctGGGGCTCAGGGAATGGCATCTCAACTTGCAGGTGGTGTAAAACAAGGCTTAAGTGTCTCTGTTTGCCACTGAGCAGTCGACTGTGGGTTTCTCTTTTCAAAAATCCCTTTGGGGCAGGTCACCATAGTACAAATGAGGATTCCTCTGTATGCTTTTCCCCAATAGTTCTGCATACAGCGATCCTAGCCATGGTAAGCCTTGACAGAGTCTGCCTGTTACTGTTACTCCATGCTGGCCCACCCGAGTCTGGTTTGCAGACCTAATGTCCCTTCTGGACAGTGCTCTTTGGGAGATTACCATGAAGAGGAATCTACTTTCTCAGATTATCCACTCCTGCTCCAAGATTTGGAAACCCATGCCTATTCTAACGGCCTCTTTGGGGAGGCATCCTATGATCTCTTGCTTTCTGTGCAGTGCTAGGCAGCTGAGGCTCTCCTGCAAACCGCATCTCCCCTTTTGTGACCTCTCATTGATCCTTGAGTGGATGCTCCAAGCCTGCTTTGAGCCAGTGCAGTCAGTCAATTTCTGACCCTGAAAACAGCTCTGCTCTTAGCCTTGGCCTCCCAAATAATGTTAGGAGTTCTGCAACCTTTTCAGTCACTCCTTTCCTGCATAGAGTCTGCTCCCAGCTATATCAGAGTCACCATCAGAGTCTATAACGTTGTTTGTCAAGAGCTGTTTTTTGGCACATGTGGAGGATTGACACAATATTAGGCAAGTGGTTTTAATGTCATGgctgatcattttatatgtgCATATATGCAAAGAATAGTTGAACCTTctcaaattattcattcattctttcattttctaccgcttatccaaacttcttgggtcacagggagcctgtgcctctcaggcgtcatcgggcatcaaggcaggatacaccctggacgaagtgccacactacagacaatttttcagagatgccaatcaaattaccatgcatgtctttggaccgggggaggaaaccggagtagccggaggaaacccccaaggcacgggagaacatgcaaactccacacacacacaaggtggaggcgggaatctaacccccaaccctggaggtgtgaggcaaacgtgctaaccactaagccaccgtgcccccctaatgTAGAACAAACAAGTGGAAATAGAGGTAATGTGGTAGATAAGAAGTTCAGTATGGCCTGCCAGATGGAGGGAGTCTTGGAGGTTATGGCATTACGATTGAAGCACCTGCCTCGCCTCACGGGCACCAACACAGAGAACCGTCTTCGGAATATTTGCCAATTCTGGACTGCAGTTCCCATAATCCCCGCACCGGGGCTAATTATGCTGACAGCTGTTTCCTATTTCCCACGCTATATAAGCTGAgccagtgcgaagtctcgatcaGCCATTGcgatcattctgagcgtttccccCGCATCATCCAGGTTCTTCTTCGTGAAGAAAAAGGACGGAGGCCTCTGGCCGTGCATCGACTAACGTGCCCTGAACGAGATCACGGTAAAGTTTCCATATCGTCTTCCCCTCATACCATCGGTCTTGGAACAGCTCTGCAAGGCTCGATACTTCACCAAGCTTCACCAAGCAGCGCCTATAACCTCATCTGCATCAGAGAGGGAGATGAATGGAAAACTGCCTTTTCGACGCAGTCCGCCCAA
It encodes the following:
- the LOC125145950 gene encoding olfactory receptor 1500-like; translation: MAPGGNHFLLIYLLLAGGNILTVVFICYEKNLKKPIYFIFFNLAIADFAFGTITMPKIISKYLLNDETLTFQGCFVQMFFFHYFGAVTSFILLLMAIDRFIAICNPLRYPTLVTNHSMAITCCIFWVIPVSWLTLIIHQIISMPFCDSNIIAQFFCDQNAISLLACGDIRTPRLLFLVMTMIVLLGPLVFIIFSYLAIIITVLKIRAVKTKYKVFSTCSPQLFIICLFYLPRCAVYITDIKFRMNDNTRVILVMWYSLLPPLTNPFIFFFRSKKLRQAIIMKFRKKISDQFV